The following are encoded together in the Desulfococcus multivorans genome:
- a CDS encoding DUF2997 domain-containing protein, which yields MKEIVIDISDDGEIRLETRGFKGKACIAETEFLKNLLGHEIHRQLVPAYYQHEHQKKALRKYLPLCG from the coding sequence ATGAAAGAGATCGTCATCGACATCTCCGACGACGGTGAAATCCGTCTGGAGACCCGGGGATTCAAAGGCAAGGCTTGTATCGCGGAGACCGAATTCCTCAAAAACCTGCTGGGTCATGAAATCCACCGGCAATTGGTGCCGGCCTATTATCAGCATGAACATCAAAAGAAAGCCCTACGGAAATATCTGCCGCTGTGCGGCTGA
- a CDS encoding DUF3150 domain-containing protein — translation MENSAVFDRACLIQLSTSVWQGSRMIDPSLMRRINDNSDWLRGRKYLIDPELLAPVRLVAGRARKLLQKHALPFPVPSVHLIPKESLDTVDAQLSDLKTAFQAEVVNFENQYVDARRQAREILGELFDDADYPVDILPRFGFTWRFLAVEVPGKSTLLSPEIYAREKQKFHDMMAETRELAQTALREEFAQVVESLSRRLTADGGRPRMLTPKMFERMSEFLDSLDARNIFEDERLRDLMVQARQLIGSAASGDPGDNAFIRRRVQNEMTRLKNAVEEAVEELPRRRLRLAV, via the coding sequence ATGGAAAATTCAGCGGTATTCGACCGTGCCTGCCTTATCCAACTCTCCACCTCCGTCTGGCAAGGCAGCCGCATGATCGATCCAAGCCTGATGCGACGGATCAACGACAACAGCGACTGGCTCCGGGGCCGAAAGTACCTGATCGACCCCGAGCTCCTGGCACCTGTCCGTCTGGTTGCAGGACGGGCACGAAAGCTGCTGCAGAAACATGCCCTGCCGTTCCCGGTCCCGTCCGTCCACCTGATCCCCAAAGAGAGCCTCGACACGGTCGACGCCCAGCTGAGCGACCTCAAAACGGCATTCCAGGCCGAGGTGGTCAACTTCGAAAACCAATACGTCGATGCCCGACGCCAGGCCCGGGAAATCCTGGGCGAGCTGTTCGACGACGCCGACTACCCCGTGGACATCCTGCCCCGGTTCGGTTTTACCTGGCGCTTCCTTGCCGTCGAGGTACCTGGAAAAAGCACCCTGCTCTCACCCGAAATCTACGCACGCGAAAAACAGAAATTCCATGACATGATGGCGGAGACCCGGGAGCTCGCCCAGACCGCCCTTCGCGAGGAGTTCGCCCAGGTGGTCGAGAGCCTGTCGCGCCGGTTGACCGCAGACGGGGGTCGACCGCGCATGCTGACCCCGAAGATGTTCGAACGGATGTCGGAGTTTTTGGACTCGCTCGACGCTCGGAACATATTCGAGGATGAGCGACTCCGGGATCTGATGGTACAGGCCCGGCAGTTGATCGGCAGCGCCGCCTCTGGAGACCCCGGCGACAACGCGTTCATCCGGCGCCGGGTCCAAAACGAGATGACGCGCCTGAAGAACGCCGTAGAAGAGGCCGTTGAGGAACTGCCGCGCCGGCGGCTCCGCCTGGCCGTTTGA
- a CDS encoding helix-turn-helix domain-containing protein — translation MTNKLYSISELAKVYGATKWFWRSQIWDGKLPVVKVGRKQFIAAEDIDKFIHDHKQVA, via the coding sequence ATGACAAACAAGCTCTACTCGATCAGCGAACTGGCGAAGGTTTACGGCGCCACAAAATGGTTTTGGAGGAGCCAGATCTGGGATGGGAAATTGCCGGTCGTAAAAGTGGGCCGTAAGCAGTTCATCGCTGCCGAAGATATCGACAAGTTCATTCATGACCACAAGCAGGTTGCCTGA
- a CDS encoding tyrosine-type recombinase/integrase — translation MGSVYKQKGSKNYWIKYYHNGRAVRESAQSDKKIVAKRLLARREADIAQGKVPNIHLDKVGFEQLAENFINDYRVNQRKSIGRAAQSVSHLRRYFGTFKAPQITTSKINEYILQRIEGGAANATINRELAALKRMLNLGAQQTPPLVDRVPHIPSLKENNTRKGFFEHSEFLALRDALPEYLKNMVTFAYNSGWRFNEITGLKWNNVDLDAGIVRLEAGETKNGEARTFYLGLELLEVFKSQWQIRKAREVITPYVFPNANGDGRIKDIRGSWFKGCNKAGIGKRLFHDFRRTAVRNMVRAGIPERVAMMVTGHKTRSVFDRYNIVSEADLKMVCQKQAAYQKSATGIVSGIVAPFPTKKGANRNG, via the coding sequence ATGGGATCAGTCTATAAACAGAAAGGCAGTAAGAACTATTGGATCAAGTATTATCACAATGGCAGAGCCGTTCGTGAAAGCGCTCAGAGCGACAAAAAAATTGTTGCTAAACGGCTTCTAGCCCGACGAGAGGCGGACATTGCCCAAGGCAAGGTGCCCAACATCCATTTGGACAAGGTCGGCTTCGAGCAGTTGGCGGAGAATTTTATTAACGATTACCGGGTCAATCAGCGGAAGTCAATCGGCAGGGCTGCACAGAGCGTCAGCCACTTGCGGCGATATTTTGGTACTTTTAAGGCACCCCAGATAACGACGTCAAAAATCAACGAGTACATTCTGCAGCGTATCGAGGGAGGCGCAGCTAACGCCACAATCAACCGGGAGTTGGCTGCTCTCAAGCGTATGTTGAATCTCGGGGCTCAACAGACACCCCCGCTGGTGGATCGTGTACCCCATATTCCGTCGCTAAAGGAAAACAACACCCGCAAGGGATTCTTCGAACATTCTGAATTCTTGGCTCTACGAGATGCGCTCCCGGAATATCTTAAAAATATGGTCACCTTCGCCTACAACTCCGGATGGCGGTTCAACGAAATCACCGGTCTGAAGTGGAACAATGTCGATCTCGATGCAGGTATCGTCAGGCTGGAGGCCGGAGAAACGAAAAACGGAGAGGCCCGTACATTTTATCTTGGCCTTGAACTCCTTGAGGTCTTCAAAAGCCAGTGGCAGATCCGAAAGGCGCGTGAAGTTATTACTCCGTACGTATTTCCGAATGCCAACGGCGATGGTCGCATCAAGGATATCCGGGGATCCTGGTTTAAAGGCTGTAATAAGGCTGGTATCGGCAAAAGGCTCTTTCACGACTTCCGAAGAACAGCGGTCCGAAACATGGTTAGAGCCGGCATACCGGAAAGGGTAGCGATGATGGTCACTGGCCACAAGACCCGATCGGTCTTCGATCGATACAACATCGTCAGCGAGGCCGATCTCAAAATGGTATGTCAGAAACAGGCCGCTTACCAAAAATCTGCCACGGGCATAGTTTCAGGCATAGTGGCCCCCTTCCCCACAAAAAAAGGGGCTAACCGAAACGGCTAA
- a CDS encoding L-threonylcarbamoyladenylate synthase has product MSETRRIDAADPANPYFRASIREAAARIRSGGVVVFPTRCLYGLGADARDPAAVGRVFDIKLRPKDKPILVLVHRMSDVERFAERVPAYARRIMTRIWPGGVTLVFEASAGVCPLLTAGSGKIGIRLCAHPAAKALLEATGGPITGTSANISEAPACDDISRLDPRIAAAVDLILDAGPLAGGIGSTVVDVTGDHPRILRDGAIPATRILEIAQDRAQMG; this is encoded by the coding sequence TTGTCTGAGACCCGGCGCATCGACGCGGCGGATCCCGCCAATCCGTATTTTCGGGCATCGATCCGGGAGGCGGCCGCCCGCATCCGATCGGGCGGGGTCGTGGTGTTCCCCACCCGCTGCCTCTACGGCCTGGGGGCCGACGCACGCGACCCGGCTGCGGTCGGCCGGGTCTTCGATATCAAATTGCGGCCCAAGGACAAGCCGATCCTGGTGCTGGTTCACCGAATGAGCGATGTGGAACGGTTCGCGGAGCGGGTTCCGGCCTACGCCCGCCGGATCATGACGCGCATCTGGCCCGGCGGTGTCACCCTGGTGTTCGAGGCGTCTGCCGGGGTCTGTCCGCTGCTTACCGCGGGTTCCGGCAAGATCGGCATCCGGCTCTGCGCACACCCGGCGGCAAAGGCGCTGCTGGAAGCGACGGGCGGCCCCATCACCGGCACCAGCGCCAATATCTCCGAGGCGCCCGCCTGCGACGACATCTCCCGTCTGGATCCAAGGATCGCCGCGGCCGTGGATCTCATCCTGGACGCCGGCCCTCTCGCAGGCGGCATCGGCTCCACCGTGGTCGACGTGACCGGAGACCACCCCCGGATCCTGAGAGACGGCGCGATCCCGGCCACGAGGATCCTGGAAATCGCGCAAGACCGCGCTCAAATGGGTTGA
- the purD gene encoding phosphoribosylamine--glycine ligase has product MKVLVIGSGGREHALVWKIHQSPKVRKIYCAPGNGGIADLAECVPIDAGDIDKLLSFAQSERIDLTVVGPEDPLSRGIVDAFEAVGLRIFGASRRAAELEASKSFAKDLMMRYGIPTAKGETFTSYKKAEAFVRKIGTPVVVKADGLAAGKGVIVCATEKEALEALKSVMVDRAFGDAGARAVVEECLTGEEASFLAFTDGKTVLPLPSSQDHKPVYDNDKGPNTGGMGAYSPAPIIDRFMHRKIMKEIMVPTVEAMAAEGRPYKGVLYAGLMIDRDRVRVLEFNARFGDPEAQPLLMRMKSDIVPVMEAVIDGRLDKCRLDIEERATVCVVMASGGYPGSYKKGLPISGLDGVRRMRDVFVFHAGTAIDEKRGVATAGGRVLGVTALGDTVKDAVAKAYKAAGKISWKDVHFRKDIGMKALKRFDIAPRVGIVMGSDSDLAVMDEAAAMLKKFGIPYEMTVASAHRSPEKAMTFAVQAQERGMQVIIAGAGHAAHLAGVLAAHTTLPVIGVPIDSSCLQGMDALLSTVQMPPGIPVATVSIGKPGARNAGILAAQMIALTDPDVAELLAAFKADMAREVAAKAEKLAKFV; this is encoded by the coding sequence ATGAAAGTCCTGGTTATCGGCAGCGGCGGAAGAGAGCATGCCCTGGTCTGGAAGATTCACCAAAGCCCCAAGGTCAGGAAGATTTATTGTGCGCCCGGAAACGGCGGCATTGCCGATTTGGCCGAGTGCGTTCCCATTGATGCGGGGGATATCGACAAACTCCTTTCCTTCGCCCAGTCGGAGCGGATCGATCTGACGGTGGTGGGACCCGAAGATCCCCTCTCCCGGGGGATCGTGGATGCGTTCGAGGCGGTCGGGCTCCGAATCTTCGGCGCTTCCCGGAGAGCTGCCGAACTGGAGGCCAGCAAATCCTTCGCCAAGGACCTGATGATGCGCTACGGCATTCCCACGGCCAAAGGCGAGACCTTCACCAGCTACAAAAAAGCCGAGGCCTTCGTCAGGAAGATCGGTACGCCGGTGGTGGTCAAGGCCGACGGCCTGGCCGCCGGTAAGGGCGTCATCGTCTGCGCCACGGAAAAGGAGGCCCTGGAAGCCCTTAAAAGCGTCATGGTCGACCGGGCCTTCGGCGACGCCGGGGCCAGGGCCGTCGTGGAGGAGTGCCTGACCGGCGAGGAGGCCTCCTTTCTGGCATTCACCGACGGCAAGACCGTCCTGCCGCTGCCTTCTTCCCAGGACCACAAACCGGTCTACGACAATGACAAGGGGCCCAACACCGGCGGCATGGGGGCTTACTCCCCGGCTCCGATCATCGACCGCTTCATGCACCGGAAGATCATGAAGGAGATCATGGTTCCGACGGTCGAGGCCATGGCCGCCGAGGGCCGCCCCTACAAGGGGGTCCTTTACGCAGGTCTCATGATCGATCGGGACCGGGTCCGGGTCCTCGAATTCAACGCCCGCTTCGGAGACCCCGAGGCCCAGCCCCTCCTCATGCGCATGAAAAGCGACATCGTGCCGGTGATGGAGGCTGTGATCGACGGTCGCCTGGACAAATGCCGCCTCGACATCGAAGAACGGGCCACGGTCTGCGTCGTTATGGCCTCGGGCGGATATCCCGGATCCTACAAGAAGGGACTTCCCATCTCGGGGCTGGACGGCGTGCGTCGGATGAGGGATGTATTCGTCTTCCATGCCGGGACGGCCATCGATGAGAAGCGGGGCGTCGCCACCGCCGGCGGACGGGTGCTGGGCGTTACGGCATTGGGCGATACGGTCAAGGATGCCGTCGCCAAGGCTTATAAGGCCGCAGGCAAGATCTCCTGGAAGGATGTCCACTTCCGAAAGGATATCGGCATGAAAGCGCTCAAGCGTTTCGACATCGCCCCCAGGGTGGGGATCGTCATGGGCAGCGATTCGGACCTGGCGGTGATGGATGAGGCTGCCGCCATGCTGAAGAAGTTCGGCATTCCCTACGAAATGACCGTTGCATCGGCCCATCGGAGTCCCGAAAAGGCCATGACCTTCGCCGTGCAGGCCCAGGAGAGGGGAATGCAGGTTATCATTGCGGGAGCGGGGCATGCCGCCCATTTGGCGGGGGTTCTGGCGGCCCACACCACCTTGCCGGTCATCGGCGTCCCCATCGATTCCTCGTGCCTCCAAGGCATGGATGCACTCCTGTCGACGGTTCAGATGCCGCCGGGCATCCCCGTGGCCACGGTCTCCATCGGCAAGCCCGGTGCCCGGAACGCCGGCATCCTGGCGGCCCAGATGATCGCCCTGACGGATCCCGACGTGGCGGAGCTGCTGGCGGCGTTCAAGGCGGACATGGCCCGGGAGGTGGCGGCAAAAGCGGAGAAACTGGCGAAATTTGTCTGA
- a CDS encoding D-alanine--D-alanine ligase family protein, which produces MKKLTIALLSGGISSERDVSLKSGNQVYEALDKDKYTVFRYDPKTDLQKLMADAPTIDAALIILHGPYGEDGTVQGMLDLLDIPYQGAGVLGSALAMNKLAAKQLYEKAGLRVAPYVCLGAGDAIDVDACIEQLGLPLVVKPVSGGSSIGMSIVKSRDALSAAIEKAFRYDRTVMVEAFIKGLEITVGVIGNDRLESFPPIEILPGDGYEFFDYEAKYTAGATQEICPARIDEALTQKVQHCARIAHETLFLRGYSRTDFILKDGEFYVLETNTIPGMTPTSLLPRAAEAAGLSFSLLLDRLVALSIEDHQHRKTA; this is translated from the coding sequence ATGAAGAAACTGACCATCGCTTTGCTCTCGGGGGGAATTTCCTCCGAGCGCGACGTTTCACTGAAGAGCGGAAATCAGGTGTATGAGGCCCTTGACAAGGACAAATATACCGTTTTTAGATATGATCCCAAAACGGATCTTCAGAAGCTCATGGCCGACGCTCCCACCATTGACGCGGCGCTCATCATCCTTCACGGTCCTTACGGCGAAGACGGCACCGTTCAGGGGATGCTCGATCTCCTCGACATTCCCTACCAGGGGGCGGGCGTTCTGGGGAGCGCCCTGGCCATGAACAAGCTCGCCGCCAAGCAGCTGTATGAAAAGGCGGGTCTTCGGGTGGCGCCTTACGTCTGCCTGGGGGCCGGGGATGCCATCGATGTCGATGCCTGCATCGAACAGCTGGGGCTGCCCCTGGTGGTCAAGCCCGTCAGCGGTGGATCCAGTATCGGCATGTCCATCGTGAAAAGCCGGGACGCCCTTTCTGCCGCCATCGAAAAGGCGTTTAGATACGATCGAACGGTGATGGTGGAGGCCTTCATCAAAGGGCTCGAAATCACCGTGGGCGTCATCGGAAACGACCGGCTGGAATCCTTCCCCCCCATCGAAATCCTGCCCGGCGACGGATACGAGTTTTTTGACTACGAGGCCAAGTACACGGCCGGCGCGACCCAGGAGATCTGCCCGGCGCGCATTGACGAGGCTTTGACCCAAAAGGTCCAGCACTGCGCCCGGATCGCTCATGAGACCCTGTTTCTGAGGGGATACAGTCGGACGGACTTCATCCTGAAGGACGGCGAATTCTACGTTCTGGAAACAAACACGATCCCCGGCATGACCCCCACCAGCCTGCTGCCCCGCGCCGCCGAAGCGGCGGGGCTCTCTTTCAGCCTGCTTCTCGACAGGCTCGTCGCCCTGAGTATCGAAGATCATCAACATCGCAAAACAGCCTGA
- a CDS encoding DnaJ family domain-containing protein, translating into MKTTVISPEELRLAHKILKNADCLPPEIELKKEILKTEDLLAGMADTAEKYHVMKKLNFLIMKLNAMRNSNVVFEVPQKYLGKVADQITTRHVPPKNNPD; encoded by the coding sequence TTGAAAACGACGGTCATATCCCCCGAAGAACTCCGCCTGGCGCACAAGATTTTGAAAAACGCGGACTGCCTTCCGCCGGAGATCGAACTGAAAAAGGAAATCCTCAAAACCGAGGACCTGCTGGCCGGCATGGCGGATACGGCGGAAAAATATCACGTCATGAAGAAGCTCAATTTTCTGATCATGAAGTTGAACGCCATGCGGAACTCCAACGTGGTTTTCGAAGTGCCCCAGAAATATCTGGGGAAGGTCGCGGATCAGATCACCACCCGGCATGTCCCCCCGAAAAACAACCCAGATTGA
- a CDS encoding DUF3786 domain-containing protein produces the protein MPKPKNAMEIFQVLDKSNCRECMEKTCLAFAGAVYLGRRSIEECPKLDRETIERFSEKSEHENSIEQNRDAYLADLKKQVARIDLSAAAERLGGRFSDGRLTLKVLGKDFSVDAAGNLSADIHVNPWVAIPFLDYVLNGKGITPSGRWVSFRELKEGQERYPLFQKRCEAAMKQVADHYTDLFDDMVHIFGGRQVAEAFESDISVVLHPLPKFPMMICYWKPEDGLASSLNTFFDEKGADNLEIGSIFSLGAGLALMFERLSQRHGFS, from the coding sequence ATGCCCAAACCCAAAAACGCCATGGAGATATTTCAGGTGCTTGACAAATCCAATTGCAGGGAATGCATGGAGAAAACCTGCCTGGCTTTTGCCGGCGCCGTTTACTTGGGGCGAAGAAGCATCGAGGAGTGCCCTAAGCTCGATCGAGAGACCATCGAGCGCTTTTCAGAAAAGTCTGAACATGAAAACAGCATCGAACAGAACCGGGACGCCTATCTGGCGGATCTGAAAAAGCAGGTCGCCCGGATTGACCTTTCGGCGGCCGCCGAGCGCCTGGGAGGGCGTTTTTCCGACGGACGTCTGACCTTGAAGGTGCTCGGCAAGGACTTCAGCGTGGATGCCGCAGGAAATCTGTCGGCGGATATCCACGTCAATCCCTGGGTGGCGATTCCGTTTCTCGATTATGTCCTGAACGGGAAAGGGATTACGCCGTCGGGCCGCTGGGTGTCGTTTCGTGAACTGAAAGAAGGCCAGGAGCGATACCCGCTCTTCCAGAAACGCTGTGAAGCGGCCATGAAGCAGGTGGCCGATCATTACACCGACCTTTTCGACGACATGGTTCACATCTTCGGGGGGCGTCAGGTGGCGGAGGCGTTCGAATCGGATATTTCCGTGGTGCTTCATCCGCTTCCCAAATTTCCCATGATGATCTGTTACTGGAAGCCCGAGGATGGTTTGGCCTCGAGTCTCAACACCTTTTTTGATGAAAAAGGAGCCGACAACCTTGAAATCGGGTCGATTTTTTCGCTTGGCGCGGGGTTGGCCCTGATGTTTGAACGGCTGTCCCAGCGCCACGGATTCTCCTGA
- a CDS encoding Hsp20/alpha crystallin family protein: MSETRELQVREKQEVNVPAEQTRPGLVFSPLVDIFETDKEIVLLADMPGVSTDNLDVDLRENILTLSAEVVSGKGENEQDILKEYAVGKFYRQFTLSEVIDQSRIEAKLTNGVLRLVLPKVEKATPRKISITS, translated from the coding sequence ATGAGCGAAACCAGAGAACTCCAGGTGAGAGAAAAACAGGAGGTCAACGTTCCAGCGGAACAGACTCGGCCGGGCCTGGTTTTCAGCCCGCTGGTGGATATCTTCGAAACCGACAAGGAGATTGTCCTGTTGGCGGATATGCCGGGGGTTTCAACGGATAATCTGGACGTCGACCTGAGAGAGAACATTCTGACCCTTTCGGCCGAAGTCGTATCCGGCAAAGGGGAGAATGAGCAGGACATCCTCAAGGAATATGCCGTCGGTAAGTTTTATCGGCAGTTCACCCTTTCGGAGGTCATCGATCAAAGCAGGATCGAAGCCAAACTCACGAACGGTGTTTTAAGGCTGGTTCTGCCGAAAGTTGAAAAAGCGACGCCGCGAAAGATCAGCATCACCAGCTGA
- a CDS encoding Hsp20/alpha crystallin family protein yields the protein MTARRLFDFPGLGWRNPFAELERMQREMDRLFGDQFFRSGWPGLHAGVFPSVNVTEDQDHFYIRSELPGMAADDLDIQAAGNSVTISGERRIPAEGDNVRYHRREREAGKFSRIVTLPNGADMDKVSAGLTNGVLTVTIAKSEATKPRQISIK from the coding sequence ATGACTGCAAGAAGACTGTTCGATTTTCCAGGCTTGGGTTGGCGAAATCCGTTTGCGGAATTGGAACGGATGCAGCGTGAAATGGATCGGCTCTTCGGCGATCAGTTCTTCCGGTCCGGATGGCCGGGGCTGCATGCCGGTGTATTCCCGTCCGTTAACGTGACGGAAGATCAGGATCATTTCTACATCCGGTCGGAGCTTCCCGGAATGGCGGCCGATGATCTCGATATTCAGGCCGCCGGCAACAGCGTGACCATCTCCGGCGAGCGCAGGATCCCGGCCGAAGGAGACAATGTCCGGTATCATCGGCGTGAACGGGAGGCGGGGAAATTCTCTCGAATCGTCACCCTGCCAAACGGGGCCGACATGGACAAGGTCAGCGCCGGCCTGACCAACGGCGTGCTGACGGTGACCATCGCAAAATCCGAGGCCACGAAACCGCGACAGATTTCCATCAAATAA
- a CDS encoding GIY-YIG nuclease family protein, with amino-acid sequence MIRCTDGSLYTGIATDVQRRFREHRSGGVRAAKYFRGHHPEGIVFSRKVGSRRSALMVEAKIKKASKQVKEALIADPPLIDPWMPTGCKG; translated from the coding sequence ATGATTCGGTGCACGGACGGTTCCCTGTACACCGGCATCGCGACGGACGTCCAAAGACGATTCCGGGAACACCGAAGCGGTGGGGTGAGAGCAGCGAAATATTTTCGGGGACATCATCCCGAGGGGATTGTCTTCTCGCGAAAAGTGGGGTCCCGGCGGTCGGCCCTGATGGTGGAGGCGAAAATCAAAAAGGCCTCCAAGCAGGTGAAGGAGGCGTTGATCGCCGACCCTCCGCTGATCGATCCCTGGATGCCGACCGGCTGCAAAGGATGA
- a CDS encoding KH domain-containing protein has protein sequence MKELIERIAKSLVDDPEQVTVKEIIGKQTIILELKVAKEDIGKVIGKSGQTANALRTILSAASGKVNKHYILEIIG, from the coding sequence ATGAAAGAACTGATTGAACGTATCGCAAAGAGCCTTGTGGATGATCCGGAACAGGTAACGGTAAAGGAAATCATTGGAAAACAAACGATCATACTGGAACTGAAAGTTGCCAAGGAAGACATTGGAAAGGTTATCGGGAAAAGCGGACAGACCGCCAATGCACTGAGAACTATTCTCAGTGCCGCTTCGGGAAAAGTGAACAAACACTATATTCTCGAAATTATCGGGTGA
- a CDS encoding RNA recognition motif domain-containing protein, with protein sequence MKIYVGNLSYDVTEEDLNQAFQPFGQVESVAVIKDKMSGQSKGFGFVEMASKAEGQAAIDGLNGKEFKGRTLNVNEARPRSDNRGGYGGGGGKGGGGGRGGYGGGGGRGGGGGRGGYGGGGGGGGGRGGYGGGGRGGYGGDR encoded by the coding sequence ATGAAAATCTATGTTGGAAATCTGTCGTACGATGTTACCGAAGAGGATTTGAATCAGGCGTTTCAACCCTTTGGCCAGGTCGAATCCGTTGCCGTCATCAAAGACAAGATGAGCGGCCAATCCAAAGGGTTCGGTTTCGTGGAAATGGCCTCCAAAGCCGAAGGACAGGCTGCCATCGACGGCCTCAACGGCAAGGAATTCAAAGGTAGAACCCTCAATGTGAACGAGGCCAGACCCCGGAGTGACAATCGCGGCGGCTACGGCGGTGGCGGCGGTAAAGGCGGCGGCGGTGGCAGAGGCGGTTACGGCGGCGGTGGCGGTAGAGGCGGCGGCGGTGGCAGGGGTGGCTACGGCGGCGGTGGCGGCGGTGGCGGCGGCAGGGGTGGCTACGGCGGCGGCGGCAGAGGCGGTTACGGCGGGGACCGATAG
- a CDS encoding MBL fold metallo-hydrolase — MLSDVLSKIKWLGHDGFEISSDDIRLVVDPYQIEDGEPADIILITHPHFDHCSVDDIEKIRTPATVFVTEAESARKLTGDVRVVKPGDRLTVMGIDIEAVPAYNTNKDFHPKKNKWLGFIITIDGVRIYHAGDTDLIPEMNDLSVDIALLPVSGTYVMTAAEAVEAAGKIKPKVAIPMHYDAIVGTRDDAAKFKAALSGVCEVVVLNK; from the coding sequence ATGTTATCTGACGTCTTAAGCAAGATCAAATGGCTGGGTCACGATGGTTTCGAGATATCTTCAGACGACATTCGGCTCGTCGTCGATCCCTACCAGATCGAGGACGGCGAACCCGCGGACATCATTCTGATCACTCACCCCCATTTCGACCACTGCTCGGTCGACGACATCGAAAAAATCCGGACACCCGCCACCGTCTTTGTCACCGAGGCCGAATCCGCCAGAAAACTCACCGGCGACGTCCGGGTCGTCAAGCCCGGGGACCGGCTGACGGTCATGGGCATCGATATCGAAGCCGTTCCGGCTTACAACACCAACAAGGATTTTCACCCGAAGAAAAACAAGTGGCTGGGCTTTATCATCACCATCGACGGCGTCCGGATCTATCATGCCGGCGATACGGACCTGATCCCGGAAATGAACGACCTCTCGGTGGACATCGCACTGCTGCCCGTATCCGGCACCTATGTCATGACCGCGGCCGAGGCTGTCGAGGCCGCCGGAAAGATCAAGCCCAAGGTGGCCATCCCCATGCACTACGACGCCATCGTCGGCACCCGCGACGACGCCGCGAAATTCAAGGCCGCCCTTTCAGGGGTCTGCGAGGTCGTCGTTCTGAACAAATAG
- a CDS encoding (2Fe-2S)-binding protein: MRDEHDPKNHGGRGLTRRGFLKTMGTGAAVAVASDSLVGFGTAAGAATPETTVAVSFTVNGIRRDMVVEPRWTLLHILREKLGITGTKPGCERGECGACTVLVDGVARYACLTLAAEVDGREITTVEGLMDGERLGPVQQAFVEHDAFQCGYCTSGQIMAAEGLLRANPAPGKDDIRAAMSGNLCRCGAYPHITAAVLRAAELKRKK, from the coding sequence ATGCGAGATGAGCACGACCCCAAGAATCATGGCGGCCGGGGGCTGACCCGCCGCGGCTTCCTCAAAACCATGGGCACCGGCGCGGCGGTCGCCGTTGCCTCCGATTCTCTCGTCGGCTTCGGCACCGCAGCCGGGGCCGCCACGCCGGAAACAACCGTCGCCGTCAGCTTCACGGTCAACGGCATTCGCCGCGACATGGTCGTTGAGCCGCGGTGGACGCTCCTTCACATCCTCCGGGAAAAGCTCGGCATCACCGGAACCAAGCCCGGCTGCGAACGAGGCGAATGCGGCGCGTGCACCGTCCTTGTCGACGGCGTCGCCCGGTATGCCTGCCTGACCCTTGCGGCGGAGGTCGACGGCCGGGAGATCACGACGGTCGAAGGCCTCATGGACGGCGAACGTCTCGGGCCTGTCCAGCAGGCATTTGTCGAACATGACGCGTTCCAGTGCGGCTATTGCACATCCGGTCAGATCATGGCCGCCGAAGGACTGCTGCGCGCCAATCCCGCTCCCGGGAAGGACGACATCCGCGCGGCCATGAGCGGGAATCTCTGTCGCTGCGGCGCCTATCCCCACATCACGGCAGCCGTGTTGCGGGCTGCGGAACTCAAGCGGAAAAAATGA